One stretch of Labrenzia sp. CE80 DNA includes these proteins:
- the rpe gene encoding ribulose-phosphate 3-epimerase, with the protein MSRDILIAPSILASDFSKLGQEVRDVAEAGADWIHLDVMDGHFVPNITFGPDIIKSLRAHSDKIFDTHLMIEPCDPYLEAFAKAGSDIITVHAEATKHLDRSLQAIRNLGKKAGVSLNPHTPESVLEYVLDRLDLILIMTVNPGFGGQKFIHAMVEKTRKVKDMIGDRPIDIEIDGGVTPETAPLVAAAGANVLVAGSAVFKGGTIDSYGANIAAIRKAAQEA; encoded by the coding sequence ATGAGCCGCGACATCCTGATTGCCCCTTCGATCCTTGCCTCTGACTTCTCCAAGCTTGGGCAGGAAGTAAGAGACGTGGCTGAAGCCGGTGCGGACTGGATCCACCTGGATGTCATGGACGGGCACTTCGTGCCGAACATCACCTTTGGCCCGGATATCATCAAGTCGCTGCGCGCCCACAGCGACAAGATCTTCGACACCCATCTGATGATTGAACCTTGCGATCCCTATCTGGAAGCCTTTGCCAAGGCCGGTTCAGACATCATCACGGTTCACGCAGAAGCGACCAAACACCTGGACCGTTCGCTGCAGGCCATCAGGAACCTTGGCAAAAAAGCCGGTGTCTCGCTCAATCCGCACACACCGGAAAGCGTCCTCGAATATGTGCTCGACCGGCTTGACCTGATCCTGATCATGACGGTCAACCCGGGTTTCGGCGGCCAGAAATTCATCCACGCCATGGTCGAGAAGACCCGCAAGGTCAAGGACATGATCGGTGACCGCCCGATCGATATCGAGATCGACGGTGGCGTCACTCCCGAAACCGCTCCCCTCGTTGCAGCCGCTGGCGCCAATGTGCTGGTTGCAGGTTCCGCGGTCTTCAAAGGTGGTACGATCGACAGCTACGGCGCGAACATCGCCGCAATCCGCAAGGCGGCTCAAGAAGCATAG
- a CDS encoding Lrp/AsnC family transcriptional regulator, which translates to MAEKNLLDPSDIRVLRVLQRDASLSIAEIAKEAGMSQTPCWRRIKKLKEQGIIRQITAIIDRESVGLGFVAYSFVKLAVPSRENMETFDKLVHHWPEVVTCERITGAVDYLIKVVTDDIKTYDNFLRLKLLDNTLVSDVQSRIVVNTVKDTVALPLRES; encoded by the coding sequence ATGGCCGAAAAAAATCTTCTCGATCCATCCGATATTCGGGTTTTGCGCGTCCTGCAGAGGGACGCATCGCTCTCCATTGCCGAAATCGCCAAGGAAGCGGGCATGAGCCAAACACCCTGCTGGCGTCGAATCAAGAAGCTAAAGGAACAAGGTATTATTCGCCAAATCACCGCGATAATCGACCGCGAATCGGTCGGCCTTGGTTTCGTGGCCTATTCCTTCGTGAAATTGGCGGTTCCGAGCCGCGAAAACATGGAGACCTTCGACAAGTTGGTCCACCATTGGCCGGAGGTTGTCACCTGCGAAAGAATCACCGGCGCAGTCGACTACCTGATCAAGGTCGTGACCGATGACATCAAGACCTACGACAATTTCCTGCGCCTGAAGCTGCTCGACAACACGCTGGTCTCAGATGTTCAGTCGCGCATCGTCGTGAACACGGTCAAGGATACCGTCGCCCTGCCGCTGCGCGAAAGCTAA
- a CDS encoding DUF2259 domain-containing protein, translated as MVFLTHLRSLACHAVLLLAATPVAVAGDFADVEILGFSDEGFRFAFEQFGVQAGSGVPYSDIFVIDVPTDSWVKPSPFRLKEEIDDGFEVPDEKLDAIREKNLSRAAETLANSRISGRGRTVGHNPVTEIGSDPHQLSVNPRLIVPAADNPMHFSLEEYPLPSGDCASYGADTRGFKLTLSFEGTERVLNEDTSLPSSRGCPLRYRIERAITYYPAARPPVFAVLVLMETHGFEGPDGRYLAITGQF; from the coding sequence ATGGTTTTTCTCACCCATCTTCGCAGTCTGGCCTGCCACGCCGTCTTGCTGCTCGCCGCCACACCGGTCGCAGTTGCCGGCGACTTTGCCGATGTGGAAATCCTGGGATTTTCCGATGAAGGCTTTCGTTTTGCCTTCGAACAATTTGGCGTTCAGGCAGGCTCGGGCGTTCCCTATTCGGACATTTTCGTCATCGACGTGCCAACCGACAGCTGGGTCAAGCCGTCGCCCTTCCGTCTCAAAGAGGAAATCGACGACGGCTTCGAGGTTCCTGACGAAAAGCTTGACGCCATCCGCGAGAAAAACCTGAGCCGCGCAGCGGAGACACTCGCCAACAGCCGTATTTCCGGAAGGGGCAGGACAGTTGGCCACAATCCGGTCACCGAGATCGGCAGCGATCCACACCAGCTCAGCGTCAATCCACGGCTGATCGTACCGGCCGCCGACAACCCCATGCATTTCTCGCTTGAAGAATATCCTCTGCCCTCTGGCGACTGCGCAAGCTATGGCGCCGATACGCGCGGCTTCAAACTCACCTTGAGTTTTGAGGGCACCGAGCGCGTCTTAAACGAGGACACCTCCCTGCCCTCAAGCCGTGGATGCCCCCTGCGCTACCGCATCGAGCGGGCGATCACCTACTACCCTGCAGCCCGTCCACCAGTCTTCGCGGTTCTTGTGCTCATGGAAACACATGGCTTTGAAGGTCCAGACGGACGTTACCTCGCCATAACCGGCCAGTTTTGA
- a CDS encoding FAD-binding oxidoreductase, translated as MQQVDVIVLGAGIVGVSTAVHLCQRGLQVALIDRRHPGEETSHGNAGLIARNGFCPARFSNRAADLADVAIKQSTAVHYDLGAVFRMIPWFRRFAQHSGAQGIQRYARTMAPLRALAVKEHRALSMVSNGERFYRTSGWLQVYRSEASFRADERERHYARIFGVDYLELSGGDVNTVEPGLKADALLGVFWPESESVTNPSGVVEALWRYFIQEGGLYFTGEAAALEQRRSGWRISTPRKELAAKQAVVALGPWSADFASKLGDRFPLAVTRGYLQHYRPRSGASLSRPVMDVDHGYVLTPMEQGIRLTTGMEIAERDAPANPVQLLRAGKRAEDIFPLGQPVPGGQWMGSRPHLPDSLPVIGASLSRPGLWYNFGHGASGFGLGPLSGRLLADLITERDPGLDVLPLSPLRFLA; from the coding sequence TTGCAGCAGGTCGACGTCATTGTTCTGGGTGCCGGAATTGTCGGTGTTTCGACCGCTGTCCATCTTTGCCAGCGGGGGCTGCAGGTTGCGCTGATCGACCGGCGCCATCCAGGCGAAGAGACATCGCATGGCAACGCTGGCCTGATTGCAAGGAACGGCTTTTGTCCGGCGCGTTTTTCGAACCGGGCCGCCGATCTGGCCGATGTTGCGATCAAGCAGTCGACTGCGGTCCACTATGATCTGGGCGCAGTCTTTCGAATGATCCCCTGGTTTCGGCGTTTCGCGCAGCACAGCGGTGCGCAAGGGATACAACGCTACGCCCGTACGATGGCGCCGCTGCGTGCACTGGCGGTGAAAGAGCACCGGGCCCTGTCCATGGTGTCCAATGGTGAGCGGTTTTACCGCACAAGCGGCTGGCTGCAGGTCTATCGGTCGGAAGCCAGTTTTCGTGCGGACGAACGCGAAAGGCATTATGCCCGCATCTTCGGCGTGGACTATCTCGAACTGTCCGGCGGTGATGTGAATACGGTCGAACCGGGCCTGAAGGCAGACGCGCTCTTGGGAGTGTTCTGGCCGGAGAGCGAGTCGGTTACCAACCCGTCCGGCGTGGTCGAGGCCTTGTGGCGCTATTTCATTCAGGAAGGCGGGCTTTATTTCACCGGCGAGGCAGCGGCGCTCGAACAGCGCCGGTCTGGGTGGAGGATTTCAACGCCGCGCAAGGAGTTGGCGGCGAAGCAGGCCGTTGTTGCCCTTGGCCCCTGGTCTGCCGACTTTGCTTCAAAACTTGGCGATCGGTTCCCCCTTGCCGTGACGCGGGGCTATCTCCAGCACTATCGCCCCAGGTCCGGCGCTTCGCTTTCCCGTCCGGTGATGGACGTGGATCATGGCTATGTGCTGACGCCGATGGAGCAAGGCATTCGTTTGACAACAGGTATGGAGATTGCCGAGCGCGATGCTCCCGCCAATCCTGTGCAGCTTTTACGTGCCGGCAAACGGGCTGAAGATATCTTCCCGCTCGGCCAGCCGGTTCCTGGAGGGCAGTGGATGGGAAGCCGGCCGCATCTGCCCGACTCCCTGCCAGTGATTGGAGCCTCTCTCTCCCGGCCTGGCCTTTGGTACAATTTCGGCCATGGGGCTTCGGGATTCGGTCTTGGCCCGCTCAGCGGCCGTCTGCTTGCCGATTTGATCACGGAGCGTGATCCGGGACTCGACGTGTTGCCGCTTTCACCGCTTCGTTTTCTGGCCTAG
- the purB gene encoding adenylosuccinate lyase → MIPRYSRPDMVAIWSPETKFRIWYEIEAHACDAMADLGVIPRENADAVWKAKDVEFDVARIDEIEAVTKHDVIAFLTHLAEHVGSDEARFVHQGMTSSDVLDTCLNVQLVRAADILLKDMDNLLAALKKRAMEHKNTVRVGRSHGIHAEPTTMGLTFARFYAEMDRNKARLLQAREEIATGAISGAVGTFANIDPGVEEHVCEKLGLRPEPISTQVIPRDRHAMFFAVLGVIASSIENVAIEIRHMQRTEVLEGAEFFSMGQKGSSAMPHKKNPVLTENLTGLARLVRMAVVPAMENVALWHERDISHSSVERSIGPDATVTLDFALNRLTGVIDKMLIFPDNMLENMNKFPGLVMSQRVLLALTQAGVSREDAYSMVQRNALKVWEERLDFQELLLADKDVVAALGEDAIKEKFDMGYHTKHVDTIFKRVFGTS, encoded by the coding sequence ATGATCCCGCGTTATTCCCGCCCCGATATGGTCGCCATCTGGTCGCCGGAAACCAAGTTCCGCATCTGGTACGAGATCGAGGCACATGCCTGCGACGCCATGGCCGATCTCGGCGTCATTCCGCGTGAGAACGCAGACGCGGTCTGGAAAGCCAAGGACGTGGAGTTTGACGTCGCCCGCATCGACGAGATCGAAGCTGTCACCAAGCATGACGTCATCGCCTTTCTAACCCATCTGGCTGAACATGTTGGCAGCGACGAGGCCCGCTTTGTGCATCAGGGCATGACCTCTTCGGATGTGTTGGACACCTGTCTGAACGTTCAGCTGGTGCGCGCGGCAGACATCCTGCTGAAGGACATGGACAACCTGCTTGCCGCGCTGAAAAAGCGCGCGATGGAGCACAAGAACACTGTCCGCGTCGGCCGCAGCCACGGCATACATGCCGAGCCCACCACCATGGGACTGACCTTCGCGCGCTTCTACGCTGAAATGGACCGCAACAAGGCCCGCCTTCTCCAGGCGCGTGAAGAAATCGCGACAGGCGCTATCTCCGGCGCCGTCGGCACCTTCGCCAATATCGACCCCGGGGTCGAAGAACATGTCTGCGAAAAGCTGGGGCTTCGGCCAGAGCCGATCTCGACCCAGGTGATCCCGCGCGACCGTCACGCCATGTTCTTTGCCGTTCTCGGCGTCATCGCGTCCTCGATCGAGAATGTCGCCATCGAGATCCGCCACATGCAGCGCACCGAGGTTCTGGAAGGCGCCGAGTTCTTCTCCATGGGCCAAAAGGGCTCTTCGGCCATGCCGCACAAGAAGAACCCGGTTCTGACGGAAAACTTGACCGGCCTCGCCCGCCTCGTTCGAATGGCGGTCGTCCCGGCCATGGAAAATGTAGCGCTCTGGCATGAACGCGACATTTCCCATTCCTCGGTCGAGCGCAGCATTGGTCCGGACGCCACCGTGACTCTGGATTTTGCTCTCAACCGCCTGACCGGTGTAATCGACAAGATGCTGATTTTCCCGGACAACATGCTGGAGAACATGAACAAGTTCCCCGGCCTAGTGATGTCGCAACGGGTCCTTCTGGCTCTGACCCAGGCCGGCGTGTCACGTGAAGATGCCTACTCCATGGTTCAGCGCAACGCCCTGAAGGTCTGGGAAGAGCGACTCGATTTCCAGGAGCTGCTGCTCGCCGACAAGGATGTCGTCGCAGCACTTGGCGAAGACGCCATCAAGGAAAAGTTCGACATGGGCTATCACACCAAGCACGTGGACACGATCTTTAAGCGTGTCTTCGGGACAAGCTGA
- a CDS encoding sodium:proton symporter, producing MIRSAMSALGWIGQRGTLALTVSILIGMTLPFLSAYARPFITEAVFALLVLAFLRVDPDAVRQRSKRPVIFILASCWIMIAIPLFAAAALALFGGETLDPQVILTIFIVSAAPPVMSAPAFIYLMGLNGALSLTILIASTVLTPLTAPFMAELMIGDALDLDSLGLALSLGTLLGGSLLVATVIRKVVGSARIVAGKSNIDGLNVLVLLFFAVAAMDGVAASFATRPGLTFAIAALTFVVAFLQIGIGMLVFYRFDRADAFAIAHSAGNRNMGLMVAALGGSLPELTWLWFALGQLPIYMLPMILKPLVRQLIAKPEKKQLENS from the coding sequence ATGATCAGATCTGCGATGTCGGCCCTCGGCTGGATCGGTCAGCGCGGCACGCTTGCCCTCACGGTCAGCATTCTGATCGGCATGACGTTGCCGTTCTTGTCGGCCTATGCGCGGCCCTTCATCACCGAGGCGGTTTTCGCCTTGCTGGTGTTGGCGTTTCTCAGGGTCGACCCCGACGCTGTCCGGCAGAGATCAAAGCGCCCGGTCATCTTCATTCTGGCAAGCTGCTGGATCATGATTGCCATTCCCCTTTTCGCAGCAGCAGCGCTTGCGCTTTTCGGCGGCGAAACACTTGATCCACAAGTGATCCTGACAATCTTCATCGTCAGCGCAGCGCCGCCAGTCATGTCTGCGCCGGCCTTCATCTATCTCATGGGTCTGAATGGTGCCCTCAGCCTGACCATACTGATCGCCTCCACAGTTCTCACCCCTCTGACGGCTCCCTTCATGGCGGAGCTGATGATCGGGGACGCGCTAGACCTCGACAGCCTCGGCCTTGCCCTCAGCCTGGGCACGCTGCTCGGCGGTTCTCTCCTTGTGGCAACTGTGATCCGCAAGGTCGTCGGTTCGGCTCGCATCGTTGCTGGCAAGTCAAATATCGACGGCTTGAATGTGCTGGTACTGCTGTTTTTTGCCGTCGCGGCGATGGATGGCGTTGCCGCAAGCTTTGCAACGCGCCCCGGCCTGACATTTGCCATCGCAGCCCTGACCTTCGTTGTCGCCTTCCTCCAAATTGGCATCGGCATGCTGGTCTTCTACAGGTTCGACAGGGCAGACGCCTTTGCCATCGCCCATTCGGCCGGCAACAGGAACATGGGCCTGATGGTTGCAGCGCTCGGCGGGTCTTTGCCGGAACTCACCTGGCTCTGGTTCGCCCTCGGGCAACTGCCGATCTACATGCTTCCGATGATCCTGAAGCCTCTTGTCCGTCAGCTGATCGCCAAGCCGGAAAAAAAACAGCTCGAGAACTCCTGA
- a CDS encoding YitT family protein, whose product MSASADQDEKTIRHSVWEDAQGLSIGVFACALGVVFLAHLGFLTGQTAGLALLLSYTLDISFGVAFFAVNLPFYWFAYKRLGLEFTIKSVLCVTALSIVVELIKPALQFDHLDPLLGVLAFGTLAGFGILAIIRHQGSLGGLGAVSLMVQDATGFRAGYVQQITDALIFAAALFFFPWQVVAWSVAGSIILNGIIAFNHRRDRYIAR is encoded by the coding sequence ATGTCCGCCAGTGCCGATCAAGATGAGAAGACAATACGCCACTCCGTCTGGGAAGACGCCCAAGGCCTTTCGATTGGCGTCTTTGCCTGCGCACTCGGCGTGGTGTTTCTTGCCCATCTCGGGTTCCTGACGGGTCAGACAGCCGGACTTGCCCTGCTGCTGTCCTATACGCTGGACATCAGCTTTGGTGTTGCCTTTTTCGCGGTAAACCTGCCGTTTTACTGGTTCGCCTATAAACGTCTGGGCCTTGAGTTCACGATTAAGTCGGTACTCTGCGTCACTGCATTGTCCATCGTCGTCGAGCTGATCAAGCCAGCGCTTCAGTTCGACCATCTCGATCCGCTTCTTGGCGTCCTGGCCTTTGGTACGTTAGCCGGCTTCGGCATTCTGGCGATCATCCGCCATCAGGGGAGCCTTGGCGGGCTCGGCGCCGTTTCTCTGATGGTCCAGGACGCAACCGGTTTTCGGGCCGGCTACGTCCAACAGATCACGGACGCGCTGATATTTGCCGCAGCGCTATTCTTCTTTCCCTGGCAAGTAGTTGCCTGGTCAGTGGCTGGTTCGATCATTCTGAACGGCATCATCGCATTCAATCACCGCCGGGACCGCTATATCGCCAGGTAA
- a CDS encoding NUDIX domain-containing protein, with amino-acid sequence MTSWRPAQKIVVKALALIRRGAAILAVEITNDDGMVKGVRPLGGGVEFGERWQDALSREFMEELGAEIHVSGDLVVLENIYAHHGDRGHEIVFLSEARFADEALYDQSMLRFLESDETSATARWFSLADLDAAGLELYPTGLKEHLEHE; translated from the coding sequence ATGACAAGTTGGCGACCTGCCCAGAAAATCGTGGTGAAGGCGCTTGCCTTGATCCGACGTGGAGCCGCGATTCTCGCGGTCGAAATCACCAATGACGATGGCATGGTGAAGGGTGTGCGTCCACTTGGTGGCGGTGTCGAATTTGGCGAGCGGTGGCAAGATGCGCTGTCACGAGAATTCATGGAGGAACTGGGCGCAGAGATCCATGTTTCCGGCGACCTTGTGGTTCTTGAGAATATCTATGCTCATCACGGTGACCGAGGGCACGAAATCGTTTTTCTCTCAGAGGCCAGGTTCGCAGACGAGGCGCTTTACGACCAGTCGATGTTAAGGTTCCTCGAAAGCGATGAGACATCTGCCACGGCAAGATGGTTCAGCTTGGCCGACCTTGATGCTGCGGGGCTGGAGCTCTATCCGACAGGTTTGAAAGAGCATCTGGAACACGAGTAA
- a CDS encoding indolepyruvate ferredoxin oxidoreductase family protein has translation MNVHVPNVTLDDKYVATKGQVYLTGIQALVRLAFDRARLDREAGLKTGGFISGYRGSPLGGYDTELTRAKRFMSANDIHFQPGVNEELGATAVWGSQKLKGHGEGSDYDGVFGIWYGKAPGVDRAGDALKQANASGTDRNGGVLALAGDDHLAKSSVLPGQSEFFFQHAEMPVLNPSDIQDVLDFGLHGLEMSRFAGLWSALICVADTMDASATINIDDARLNFIRPPMGDPRKEFSINRDLLLGNRLETERLLRDLRLPAAQTYVRANGIDRVGFGADRRVRLALVATGKAYRDLMQALDLLGLDQTRARALGLAVYKVGLAWPLDPEGIIDFGRGAERMLVVEHKRAFLEPQIKEAFYHVPEASRPEIWGKKRPNGAPFISDVLELSIAEIVQGLLGWLPEEAVTADMRAVAERMNKQVMWAQGHAERAARIPYFCSGCPHSTSTLVPEGARSMPGIGCHAMTELAGRSTDGQIQMGGEGVLWVGQKPFSKDAHVFANLGDGTYFHSGILAIRQAVAAKVPITYKILFNDAVAMTGGQPVDGQLTVPQITRQLEAEGVERIEVLSETPDLYGAWSDMASGARISHRDELMTVQKELQDFPGVSVIVYDQTCATEKRRRRKRGLMADPDKRLFINDRVCEGCGDCSVQSNCLSVEPLATPFGEKRQINQSSCNKDFSCVKGFCPSFVEIEGAALRKADKAEVDIDALAAAIPEPQLPDLERTRNMLVAGIGGMGVTTLSAILAMAAHIDGNQASTLDMTGLAQKGGPVTSHVRFAAGNRTIEGPKVPTASLDVLLASDMIVATNAEQLALASKAATSTFANTRVAPTAEFVMKQTLSFDEIRMDAALKEGSKAYLAMDAAGIAEKLLGDAIFANMTLVGMAYQSGALPVSGDAIEAAIKLNGTAAAANVQAFRAGRVLAADPEAILSHLPKPISTEQQSLEAQIEDFVSELSTYQSAAYAQSYRDLVSRVKAADEAHGPGTLRLTETVAQQLYKVMAYKDEYEVARLYSDPAFKAKLLERFADPKKLKVHLAPPLIARNKDPKTGRPEKIAFGPWIFTAFKVLACLKGLRGKWFDPFGQTDERKAERKLIETYRLDLEEVLRRIDGGNYGLLVELAKVPDLVRGFGPVKEVNLAKAAEKRSELLQQLTRRSGNDDDGSEKDYLEAAE, from the coding sequence ATGAACGTCCATGTGCCCAATGTCACGTTGGATGACAAATATGTCGCCACAAAGGGGCAGGTCTATCTGACCGGCATTCAGGCACTGGTGCGGCTGGCCTTCGACCGGGCAAGGCTCGACCGGGAAGCCGGTTTGAAAACAGGTGGCTTCATCTCCGGGTACCGCGGTTCTCCACTGGGTGGGTATGACACCGAACTGACGCGCGCAAAGCGCTTCATGAGCGCGAACGACATTCATTTTCAGCCAGGCGTAAACGAGGAACTAGGCGCCACCGCGGTCTGGGGCTCGCAAAAGCTTAAGGGACATGGTGAGGGTAGCGACTACGACGGTGTGTTTGGCATCTGGTATGGCAAGGCGCCGGGTGTCGACCGGGCTGGAGACGCGCTGAAGCAGGCCAATGCGTCCGGTACTGATCGCAATGGGGGGGTCCTGGCGCTGGCAGGTGACGATCATCTCGCCAAGTCCTCCGTTTTGCCGGGGCAAAGCGAGTTTTTCTTCCAGCACGCAGAAATGCCCGTGCTCAATCCTTCCGATATTCAGGATGTTCTCGACTTCGGCCTGCATGGTCTTGAAATGTCACGCTTTGCTGGCCTGTGGAGTGCGTTGATCTGCGTGGCCGATACGATGGATGCGTCGGCGACGATCAACATAGATGATGCCCGGCTCAATTTCATTCGCCCGCCGATGGGAGACCCCCGCAAGGAATTTTCGATCAACCGGGATCTTTTGCTCGGCAATCGTCTGGAAACGGAGCGCCTGCTGCGTGATCTGCGCCTCCCTGCTGCGCAGACCTATGTTCGGGCGAACGGCATTGACCGGGTTGGCTTCGGCGCAGACCGGCGCGTGCGGCTCGCCCTTGTCGCGACGGGCAAGGCCTATCGTGATCTGATGCAGGCACTGGATCTATTGGGACTCGACCAGACACGTGCCAGGGCGCTTGGTCTGGCGGTCTACAAGGTCGGCCTGGCCTGGCCGCTGGATCCTGAGGGGATCATTGATTTCGGTCGTGGCGCGGAACGCATGCTGGTCGTCGAGCACAAGAGGGCATTTCTCGAGCCGCAGATCAAGGAAGCTTTCTACCATGTTCCCGAGGCGAGCCGCCCGGAGATCTGGGGCAAGAAGCGTCCGAACGGTGCTCCCTTCATATCGGATGTTCTTGAGCTTTCGATTGCCGAGATCGTGCAAGGCCTGCTGGGCTGGCTTCCCGAGGAAGCGGTCACTGCCGACATGCGCGCTGTTGCGGAGCGCATGAACAAGCAGGTCATGTGGGCCCAGGGCCACGCAGAACGGGCCGCTCGTATTCCGTATTTCTGCTCCGGTTGTCCCCATTCGACCTCGACGCTTGTTCCCGAGGGCGCGCGTTCCATGCCAGGCATCGGCTGCCACGCCATGACCGAACTGGCTGGGCGAAGCACGGACGGCCAGATCCAGATGGGTGGTGAAGGCGTCCTATGGGTGGGGCAGAAGCCATTCTCCAAGGACGCACATGTCTTTGCCAACCTGGGCGATGGCACCTACTTCCATTCGGGCATTCTTGCCATCCGCCAGGCAGTCGCTGCGAAGGTACCGATCACCTACAAGATCCTCTTCAATGATGCCGTGGCCATGACGGGCGGGCAGCCGGTTGATGGACAGCTGACCGTGCCGCAAATCACCCGGCAGCTGGAAGCGGAAGGTGTTGAACGGATCGAAGTCCTGAGCGAAACGCCTGACCTTTATGGTGCGTGGAGCGACATGGCGTCGGGCGCGCGGATCAGCCACCGGGACGAATTGATGACCGTCCAGAAGGAGTTGCAAGACTTCCCGGGTGTCTCGGTCATCGTTTATGACCAGACCTGTGCCACCGAAAAGCGTCGTCGGCGCAAGCGCGGCCTGATGGCCGATCCGGACAAGCGACTTTTCATCAATGACCGGGTCTGTGAGGGCTGCGGAGATTGTTCGGTCCAGTCGAACTGCCTCTCCGTTGAGCCGTTGGCAACGCCTTTTGGCGAAAAGCGCCAGATCAACCAGTCGAGCTGCAACAAGGACTTTTCCTGCGTGAAGGGGTTCTGCCCGTCGTTCGTGGAGATCGAGGGCGCAGCCCTGCGCAAGGCCGACAAGGCCGAGGTCGACATCGATGCCTTGGCGGCGGCGATCCCCGAGCCACAGCTTCCGGATCTGGAGCGCACACGTAACATGCTCGTGGCGGGCATCGGCGGCATGGGCGTAACAACGCTGAGCGCGATCCTTGCCATGGCCGCCCATATCGATGGCAATCAGGCCTCCACGCTCGACATGACCGGTCTGGCGCAAAAGGGTGGTCCGGTGACCTCTCATGTGCGCTTTGCTGCCGGCAATCGGACGATTGAAGGGCCGAAGGTGCCCACTGCGAGTCTTGATGTGCTGCTGGCGAGCGACATGATCGTTGCGACCAATGCGGAACAGCTCGCACTGGCCAGCAAGGCGGCGACGAGCACCTTCGCCAACACGCGTGTCGCACCTACAGCAGAATTCGTGATGAAGCAGACGCTTTCCTTCGACGAGATCCGCATGGATGCCGCGTTGAAAGAGGGCTCCAAGGCCTATCTGGCAATGGATGCCGCCGGAATTGCCGAAAAACTCCTCGGCGATGCGATCTTTGCGAACATGACGCTGGTCGGCATGGCCTATCAGTCCGGAGCCCTGCCGGTGTCAGGCGATGCCATCGAGGCCGCAATCAAGCTGAACGGCACGGCTGCTGCCGCGAATGTCCAGGCCTTTCGGGCCGGCCGGGTGCTTGCAGCTGACCCTGAGGCTATTCTCTCCCATTTGCCGAAGCCGATATCCACTGAGCAGCAGTCGCTCGAAGCCCAGATCGAGGACTTCGTCAGTGAACTGAGCACCTATCAGAGCGCGGCCTATGCCCAGAGCTACCGCGATCTGGTCTCGCGGGTGAAAGCTGCGGATGAGGCTCATGGTCCGGGAACACTGCGCCTGACCGAGACCGTCGCGCAGCAGCTTTACAAAGTGATGGCCTACAAGGACGAATATGAAGTCGCGCGGCTATATTCGGACCCCGCGTTCAAGGCCAAGCTTCTAGAGCGGTTCGCCGATCCGAAGAAACTGAAGGTTCATCTTGCGCCGCCCTTGATTGCACGTAACAAGGATCCGAAGACCGGACGTCCGGAGAAGATTGCCTTCGGGCCCTGGATCTTTACGGCCTTCAAGGTGCTTGCATGCCTGAAAGGCCTTCGTGGCAAATGGTTTGATCCTTTCGGCCAGACAGATGAGCGAAAGGCTGAACGCAAGCTTATCGAGACCTACCGGTTGGACCTGGAGGAAGTGCTGCGGCGTATAGATGGCGGCAACTACGGCCTGCTGGTCGAACTGGCAAAGGTTCCCGACCTGGTCCGCGGGTTTGGTCCGGTCAAGGAGGTCAATCTTGCAAAGGCTGCTGAAAAACGCTCGGAGCTTCTGCAGCAGCTGACTCGGCGTTCCGGCAATGATGATGATGGCAGCGAGAAGGACTATCTCGAAGCTGCGGAATAA